Part of the Thermoanaerobaculum aquaticum genome, GAGCGAGGGATTGTGAAGGTTGGGGATGAGGTGGAGATCGTTGGGTTTCGGCCGACGTTTAAGCGGGTGGTGACGGGTGTGGAGATGTTCCGGAAGCTGTTGGACCAGGGGCAAGCTGGGGACAACATTGGGATCTTGCTGCGGGGAACGGAGAAGCACGAGGTGGAGCGTGGCCAGGTGGTGGCGAAGCCTGGGAGCATTACGCCGCATGTGAAGTTCAAGGGGCAGGTGTACGTTTTGACGAAGGAGGAAGGGGGGCGGCACACGCCGTTCTTTAACGGGTACCGGCCGCAGTTTTACTTCCGGACGACGGATGTGACGGGGAGTGTGAAGTTGCCGGCGGGTGTAGAGATGGTGATGCCTGGGGACAACGTGGAGATCGAGGTGGAGTTGATTACGCCCATTGCGTTGGAGCAGGGTCTTCGTTTTGCCATCCGCGAAGGCGGCCGAACCGTCGGCGCCGGCACCGTGACCGAGATTGTGGAGTAAGAGCCGGCCGGTTTCGGCTAGGGGGCGCGTATGCGTGAAAACGTGATGCTGGCGTGTGGCGACTGCAAGCGGCGGAACTACACCGCCACCCGCAACAAAAAAAAGCAAACGGCGCGGCTGGAGCTCAAGAAGTACTGCAAGTTCTGCCGTCGTCACACGCTGCACCGAGAGGTGAAGTAAGGTCATGGGGCGCAGGCCAGTAGCTCAATTGGTAGAGTCCCGGTCTCCAAAACCGGTGGTTGGGGGTTCGAGTCCCTCCTGGCCTGCCACGGAAACCCCCGGGAGGCATACGGCATGAAATGGTGGGAGCGGGTTAAGACATTCCTCCGGGAGGTCTCGGCGGAAACCAAGAAGGTCACGTGGCCGTCCCGGGACGAAACGCTGGCGACGACTGTGGTGGTCATTGCTGCTTCGTTTTTCTTTGGCATTTTTTTGTACCTTTGCGACCTGCTTTTTCTGAACCTGGTGAAGTGGGTCTTTAAGGTTTTGAGTTAAGGAAGGGATTATCTCAGCCATGCCTTTGCGTTGGTACATCGTCCACACCTACACCGGTTTCGAGGAAACCGTGAAGCGGGCTTTGGAGCAGCGCATTGAAGCGCTGGGCATGGCTGATTTGTTCGGTGAAATCCGCATCCCCACCGAAACCGTGGTGGAGGTGCGGGGTGGCAAGCGGCGGGAGGTGGAACGGAAGCTTTTTCCGGGCTACATCCTGGTGCAAATTGACCTGGACGACCCCAAGCGCGGGGATGAGGCGTGGCATTTGGTGCGCAATACCCAGCGGGTCACGGGGTTCGTGGGCTCGGGGAAAAAGCCCACGCCGCTCACCGATGAAGAGGTGGAGCAAATGCTCCACCAGGTGGTGGCCGCCAAGGAAAAACCCAAGCCCAAGTACGTGTTCGAAAAGGGCGAGCAGGTTCGCATTACCGATGGCCCCTTTGCCAGCTTCACAGGGGTTGTGGATGACGTGAACTTGGACCGCTCCACCGTGCGGGTGATGGTGACGATTTTTGGTCGTTCCACACCGGTGGAGCTGGAGTTCACACAAGTTCAGAAGGTGGGGTAAGAAGCCATGGCTAAGAAGATCGTGGCGTACATCAAACTGCAGATTCCCGCGGGGCAAGCCAACCCGGCGCCCCCGGTGGGTCCGGCGCTGGGCCAGCACGGCCTAAACATCATGGACTTTTGCAAGAACTTTAACGCCCGGACGCAAAAGATGGCCGGGACCATCATCCCGGTGGTGATTACCGTGTACTCGGACCGCACCTACACGTTCATCACCAAGACGCCGCCGGCTTCCTTCTTGCTTGCCAAAGCGGCGGGGGTGGAAAAGGGTTCCGGTGAGCCGAACCGGGTCAAGGTGGGGAAGGTCACCCGTGCGCAGGTGGAGGAAATTGCCCGCACGAAGCTTCCCGACCTCAACACAACCTCGCTGGAGGCGGCCATCCGCACCATCGAGGGGACGGCCCGTAGCATGGGCATCGAGGTGGTGCCATGAAGCGCTCCAAGAAATACCTTGCCGCAAAGGCCAAGCTTGAGCCCAAAAAGTACCAGCTTCGGGAGGCGCTCGAGCTGTTGAAGGAAATGCACTACACCAAGTTCGACGAGACCGTGGAGCTGGCCATGCGCCTGGGTGTGGATCCCCGGCACGCCGACCAAATGGTGCGGGGCACCGTGCTTTTGCCCCACGGTACTGGGAAGACCAAGCGGGTTCTGGTGGTGGCTACCGGGGATGCCGCGAAGGAAGCCGAAGAGGCGGGCGCCGACTTCGTGATGGGCGAGGAGGCGGTGGAGAAAATCCAAAACGGCTGGCTGGATTTCGATGCGGTGGTGGCCACTCCAGACATGATGCGGCACCTCTCCAAGCTCGGGAAGATCCTGGGCCCCCGTGGGCTCATGCCCAACCCCAAAACCGGCACCGTGACCACCGAGGTGGGCAAGGCGGTCCGTGAAATCAAGGCGGGTAAGGTGGAGTTCCGGGTGGACAAGACCGGCATCGTGCACGCACCCCTGGGCAAGATTTCCTTTTCCCTGGATCAGCTGGAGGAAAACGCCCAAACGCTCATTTCGGCCGTCATCAAGGCCAAGCCGCCGGCGGCCAAGGGGCGGTACGTGCACTCGGCGGTCTTGTCTTCCACCATGAGCCCGGGTGTGCCCCTGGATCTGGCCCAGCTTGAGGCCAAGTGAGGAAGAAGCCATGCTGACACGCGAGCAAAAAGAACAGCAACTGCAACTTCTCAAGTCGGCGTTGGTGCCGGCCGCTGGAGTGTTTGTGGTGGACTTCACGGGGCTTACGGTGGCTGAGGTCACCGAGCTGCGGCGCAAGGTGAAGGAAGCTGAGGCCAGCTACCTGGTGGTGAAGAACACCCTGGCCAGGATTGCCCTGAGCGGCACCCCCAACGAGCCGGTGAGCAAGCTCTTTGTGGGTCCCACGGCGGTGGCCTACACCAACAAGGACGTTGTGGCTCTCGCGAAGGTGCTTTCGGAGTTCGCCAAGGGGCACGACAAGCTGAAGTTCCGGGGCGCCTGGGTGGAAGGGCAGCTTTTGGACGCAGCGGGCGCTCAGCAAATCGCCAGCCTCCCCAGCAAGCAAGAGCTGGTGGCCCGGCTGTTGTTCCTGCTGCAATCGCCCATGCGTCGTCTGGTGGTGGCTTTGAATTGGCCTTTGAGGAGCTTGGCGGTAACCGTCAAGCAAATTGCCGATAACAAGCAGCAGAATTAGCCAGCAAGTGGCTAAAATAAGAGGAGCAAAGGAGAAGAACAATGGCGCAGATTCAAGAAATTGTCGAGCAAATCAAAAACATGACCGTCCTCGAACTCAACGACCTCGTGAAGGCTCTGGAGGAGGAGTTCGGGGTTTCTGCGGCCGCGGCAGCCATGCCGGTGGCGATGGCTGGCGCCGGAGCCGCAGCTGCGGCAGCGGAGCCTGCTGAGGAGAAGACCGAGTTTGACGTCATCCTCGAAGATGCCGGTGACAAGAAGATCAACGTCATCAAGGTGGTGCGCGAGGTGACTTCCCTTGGCTTGAAGGAAGCCAAGGACTTGGTGGAAGGCGCCCCGGCCAAGGTGAAGGAAGGCGTTTCCAAGCAAGAGGCCGAGGAAATCAAGAAGAAGTTCGAAGAGGCTGGCGCCAAGGTCAAGATTGTTTAAGTTGCGGGCGCAGACGAAGCGCTGCCGAAGAGAGTATAATTGGCTGAGGAGGCAGGCGAAAGGCGACGGACGTTCGCTTGGTGCGTTGGGTTCTCCCCGCTGGCGATGGATACAAAGCCGGGAGGGGTGTTCTCACCTGCGCCGAAGCCAGGCGGGGGGCGTGTGCCCCGACCGCCGCTTTTCTGCCGTTACCGGTTTGATTCCCGGCCGTAAGGTTCGGGGATGAAGGTTTAAGGAGCATACCAACATGGACAAAACCTCGGTGGTGGAAGCGGGTGAAAGGGTAAGCTTTTCAAAAATTCGCACGGCCATCCCTCTTCCCAACCTCATTGCCGTGCAGAAGGCCAGCTACGAGCAGTTTCTGCAGATGGACCTGCTGCCGGAGGAGCGCAAGAACGTAGGGCTGCAAGCGGTTTTCACTTCGGTTTTTCCCCTCTCCGACTTCCGCTCCTCCTGTGAGCTGCACTTCGTCCATTACGAGCTGGGCGTCTGGGAATGCAAGTGCGGCAAGCTCTCGGGTCTCCAGCACTTGCGGATCAACTGCGAGCACTGCGGCAGCCGCATTAAGGCAGCGGAACCTCACGAGCTCACCACCGTGTGTCCCCACTGCGGGCAGGCCACGGTCAACGCCATCCCCCGCTGCTCCACCTGTAACTCGCCGGTGGGCCTCAAGGTCCAGTTCACCGAGGATGATTGCCGGGAACGGGGTCTCACCTACGCGGTACCGCTCAAGGTGCGGGTGCGCTTGGTGCTCTTTGAAGAAGGGCCGGAGCGCAAGATCCGCGACATCAAGGAGGAGGACCTGTACTTTGGCGAGCTGCCGCTGATGACCGCCACCGGCACGTTCATCATCAACGGCACGGAAAGGGTGGTGGTTTCCCAGCTGCACCG contains:
- a CDS encoding EF-Tu C-terminal domain-related protein; translation: DLVELEVRELLSQYDFPGDEVPVIRGSALKAGLADSPDHPDAKCIWDLIQALDDYVPEPVRDIDKPFLMPIEDVFSISGRGTVVTGRVERGIVKVGDEVEIVGFRPTFKRVVTGVEMFRKLLDQGQAGDNIGILLRGTEKHEVERGQVVAKPGSITPHVKFKGQVYVLTKEEGGRHTPFFNGYRPQFYFRTTDVTGSVKLPAGVEMVMPGDNVEIEVELITPIALEQGLRFAIREGGRTVGAGTVTEIVE
- the rpmG gene encoding 50S ribosomal protein L33; its protein translation is MRENVMLACGDCKRRNYTATRNKKKQTARLELKKYCKFCRRHTLHREVK
- the secE gene encoding preprotein translocase subunit SecE, yielding MKWWERVKTFLREVSAETKKVTWPSRDETLATTVVVIAASFFFGIFLYLCDLLFLNLVKWVFKVLS
- the nusG gene encoding transcription termination/antitermination protein NusG, which gives rise to MPLRWYIVHTYTGFEETVKRALEQRIEALGMADLFGEIRIPTETVVEVRGGKRREVERKLFPGYILVQIDLDDPKRGDEAWHLVRNTQRVTGFVGSGKKPTPLTDEEVEQMLHQVVAAKEKPKPKYVFEKGEQVRITDGPFASFTGVVDDVNLDRSTVRVMVTIFGRSTPVELEFTQVQKVG
- the rplK gene encoding 50S ribosomal protein L11, which codes for MAKKIVAYIKLQIPAGQANPAPPVGPALGQHGLNIMDFCKNFNARTQKMAGTIIPVVITVYSDRTYTFITKTPPASFLLAKAAGVEKGSGEPNRVKVGKVTRAQVEEIARTKLPDLNTTSLEAAIRTIEGTARSMGIEVVP
- the rplA gene encoding 50S ribosomal protein L1 — its product is MKRSKKYLAAKAKLEPKKYQLREALELLKEMHYTKFDETVELAMRLGVDPRHADQMVRGTVLLPHGTGKTKRVLVVATGDAAKEAEEAGADFVMGEEAVEKIQNGWLDFDAVVATPDMMRHLSKLGKILGPRGLMPNPKTGTVTTEVGKAVREIKAGKVEFRVDKTGIVHAPLGKISFSLDQLEENAQTLISAVIKAKPPAAKGRYVHSAVLSSTMSPGVPLDLAQLEAK
- the rplJ gene encoding 50S ribosomal protein L10 — translated: MLTREQKEQQLQLLKSALVPAAGVFVVDFTGLTVAEVTELRRKVKEAEASYLVVKNTLARIALSGTPNEPVSKLFVGPTAVAYTNKDVVALAKVLSEFAKGHDKLKFRGAWVEGQLLDAAGAQQIASLPSKQELVARLLFLLQSPMRRLVVALNWPLRSLAVTVKQIADNKQQN
- the rplL gene encoding 50S ribosomal protein L7/L12, translating into MAQIQEIVEQIKNMTVLELNDLVKALEEEFGVSAAAAAMPVAMAGAGAAAAAAEPAEEKTEFDVILEDAGDKKINVIKVVREVTSLGLKEAKDLVEGAPAKVKEGVSKQEAEEIKKKFEEAGAKVKIV